In the Flavobacterium acetivorans genome, one interval contains:
- a CDS encoding aminopeptidase, which yields MFVEVDFDTKTLNIQQEIAFFNDSNDSLSTIVLNDWNNAYSNVKSPLAKRFSDEFYRGFHLANEKEKGSTNNITIIDANKLFLGWERTEENPDVISVKLREKLGPKQKTTLYLTYVVKIPSDKFTKYGYDVNGGINLKTWYLSPARYENHGFIKYNNENLDDIANAVSDYDIELKVPKNMDVSSDLNSSEPIVKAHSSIYKLSGKNRINFDLFIEAKSSFYSFKNSLEVLTNLKEEKISGIQKAIIIDNIVCYVNELIGKYPFEKIVVSETDYERNPFYGLNQLPSFISPFSDEFTYEIKFLKTYLNAYLKNTMRIDNRKNSWINNGIQVYAMMKYIHENHPNSKMLGSASSFRLLRSYNLTNLDFNEQYSYFYMLMARKNLDQPLGSPKNTLIKFNEQIASKYHAGLSLRYLDNYLGENTVTNSIRQFYAKNQESQTSEKDFETLLKSNTEKNIDWFFNTIVNTRKIIDYKFSNVIKTKDSISFSIKNKTGVIVPVPIYGVKHGKIVLKKWLEPQSNDTIFTLERNNSDKIVINYNNEVPEYNLRNNWKSLKSFFPNNRPIKFVFMKDLEDPYYNQVLYVPTLTYNLYDGLSPGIRLHNKTILDKPFVFDVNPSYSTKTSTLSGSGYFVVNQNYRNSALYNVRYSLSSSYFHYAPDATYLSINPTVQLRIRENDFRDNHKQLILFRQVMINREKSAIVVDNSKENYSVFNTKYFNSNNELTKQFSFMTDLQLAGKFGKVAAEWSYRKLFENNHQIQLRFYAGSFLYNKTNSDFFSFALDRPTDYLFDYNYYGRSESSGFFSQQLIIAEGGFKSKLNTPFANQWISTLNAGYNIWNWVEVYGDLGVVKNKSQNAKLLFDSGIRLNLVPDYFEMYLPVYSSNGWEIGQNKYNEKIRFIITLSPKILINLFNRKWF from the coding sequence ATGTTTGTTGAGGTAGATTTTGATACTAAAACCTTGAATATCCAGCAGGAAATTGCGTTTTTTAATGATTCTAATGATAGCCTTTCGACAATAGTGCTCAACGACTGGAATAATGCCTACTCCAATGTAAAATCGCCTTTAGCCAAACGCTTTTCTGATGAATTTTACAGAGGTTTTCATTTGGCTAACGAAAAAGAAAAGGGAAGCACAAACAATATCACCATCATTGATGCTAATAAATTATTCCTTGGTTGGGAAAGAACAGAGGAAAATCCGGATGTCATCAGCGTAAAGCTCAGAGAAAAACTGGGTCCAAAGCAAAAAACGACTCTTTATCTTACTTATGTAGTAAAGATTCCCAGTGATAAATTTACCAAATACGGTTATGATGTTAATGGAGGAATAAATCTGAAAACATGGTATTTAAGCCCTGCCCGATATGAAAATCATGGTTTTATAAAATACAATAATGAGAATCTGGATGATATTGCCAATGCCGTTTCTGATTATGACATTGAGCTAAAAGTACCTAAAAACATGGATGTTTCTTCTGATTTGAACTCCTCTGAGCCGATTGTCAAAGCCCACTCTTCCATTTATAAATTATCCGGGAAAAACCGAATTAATTTTGACCTATTCATAGAAGCAAAATCCAGTTTTTACAGCTTTAAGAATTCACTTGAAGTGCTAACTAATTTGAAAGAAGAAAAAATTAGCGGCATTCAAAAAGCTATTATTATTGACAATATCGTCTGCTATGTCAATGAGTTAATAGGAAAATACCCCTTTGAAAAAATTGTGGTTTCTGAAACGGATTATGAACGCAATCCGTTTTATGGTCTGAACCAACTGCCTTCCTTTATTAGTCCGTTTTCGGATGAGTTTACTTATGAAATAAAATTCTTAAAAACCTATTTGAACGCCTATCTCAAAAACACGATGAGAATAGACAACCGGAAAAATAGTTGGATCAATAACGGGATTCAGGTTTATGCAATGATGAAATACATTCACGAGAATCATCCTAACAGTAAGATGTTAGGAAGCGCCAGCTCTTTTAGATTATTGAGAAGTTATAATTTGACAAATCTGGATTTTAACGAGCAATACAGCTATTTCTATATGCTGATGGCTCGTAAAAACCTGGATCAACCACTGGGCAGCCCAAAAAACACTTTGATCAAATTCAACGAGCAAATTGCCAGTAAATATCATGCTGGGTTGAGTTTGCGCTATTTGGACAATTACCTTGGTGAAAATACCGTTACCAATAGCATCCGTCAATTTTACGCTAAAAATCAGGAAAGCCAAACCTCAGAAAAAGATTTTGAAACCCTGTTGAAATCCAATACGGAGAAAAACATAGATTGGTTTTTTAATACTATTGTAAACACCCGCAAAATCATAGACTATAAATTTTCGAATGTTATCAAGACAAAAGACAGCATCTCTTTTTCCATCAAAAATAAAACTGGAGTTATTGTTCCGGTTCCCATCTATGGTGTGAAACACGGAAAAATTGTATTAAAAAAATGGCTGGAACCGCAATCCAATGATACGATTTTTACTTTGGAAAGAAATAATTCCGATAAGATTGTCATCAATTATAATAATGAAGTTCCTGAATACAACTTGCGAAACAATTGGAAATCCCTGAAAAGTTTTTTTCCAAACAATCGCCCCATCAAGTTTGTGTTCATGAAGGATCTTGAAGACCCTTATTACAATCAGGTTTTGTATGTACCTACTCTAACTTACAATTTATACGACGGCCTGTCGCCCGGAATAAGACTTCATAATAAAACGATTTTAGACAAACCTTTTGTATTTGATGTCAATCCATCTTATTCTACAAAAACAAGCACTTTATCCGGATCAGGTTATTTTGTGGTAAATCAAAACTACAGAAACAGCGCTTTATACAATGTTCGCTATTCGCTATCGAGTTCTTATTTTCATTATGCGCCGGATGCCACTTACCTTTCGATAAATCCAACCGTTCAATTGCGTATTCGTGAAAACGACTTTAGAGACAACCACAAACAATTGATTCTTTTTCGCCAGGTGATGATCAACCGAGAGAAAAGTGCGATTGTAGTAGATAATTCCAAAGAAAATTACTCTGTTTTTAATACAAAATATTTTAACTCCAATAATGAACTTACCAAGCAATTCAGTTTCATGACTGATCTGCAATTGGCAGGCAAATTTGGAAAAGTAGCCGCCGAATGGAGTTATAGAAAACTATTTGAAAACAATCATCAGATACAATTACGCTTCTATGCCGGCAGCTTTTTATACAACAAAACCAATTCTGATTTCTTTAGCTTTGCTCTAGACAGACCAACAGACTATTTGTTTGACTATAATTATTATGGAAGATCAGAGAGTAGCGGATTTTTTAGTCAACAATTAATTATTGCCGAAGGCGGATTTAAATCTAAATTGAACACACCCTTTGCTAATCAGTGGATATCAACTTTGAATGCAGGATACAATATTTGGAATTGGGTCGAAGTTTATGGCGATCTGGGTGTTGTTAAAAATAAATCTCAAAACGCAAAACTGTTATTTGACAGCGGAATTCGGCTGAATTTGGTTCCAGACTATTTTGAAATGTATTTACCGGTCTATTCTTCGAATGGTTGGGAAATAGGACAAAACAAATACAATGAAAAAATAAGGTTCATTATTACTTTATCTCCAAAAATATTAATCAATTTATTTAATCGAAAATGGTTTTAA
- a CDS encoding TIGR00730 family Rossman fold protein, with amino-acid sequence MRLEDFDNDEDKVIQDKLKQKTWNEIRTNDSWAIFKIMAEFVNGYESMGRIGPCVSIFGSARTKPEDKYYKLAESIAYKISKAGYGVITGGGPGIMEAGNKGAHLGGGTSVGLNIELPFEQHFNPYIDGDKNLNFDYFFVRKVMFVKYSQGFVVMPGGFGTLDELFEAITLIQTKKIAKFPIILVGTSFWSGLIDWVKTVLIEKEQTVSPDDLKLIKIVDSEDEVVEALDNFYKKYNLKPNF; translated from the coding sequence ATGAGATTAGAAGATTTTGACAACGATGAGGATAAAGTAATCCAAGATAAATTAAAACAAAAAACCTGGAACGAGATTAGAACCAATGACAGTTGGGCTATTTTTAAGATCATGGCTGAATTTGTAAATGGTTACGAAAGCATGGGACGCATCGGTCCTTGTGTATCCATTTTTGGATCGGCAAGAACCAAGCCCGAGGATAAATACTATAAACTAGCCGAAAGTATCGCCTATAAAATCAGTAAAGCAGGTTATGGTGTGATTACCGGCGGCGGTCCCGGAATCATGGAAGCAGGTAACAAAGGGGCGCATCTGGGCGGCGGAACTTCTGTAGGTTTAAATATTGAATTACCATTCGAGCAGCATTTTAACCCCTATATTGACGGAGACAAGAATTTGAACTTTGATTATTTCTTTGTTCGAAAAGTGATGTTCGTAAAATATTCCCAAGGTTTTGTAGTTATGCCAGGTGGTTTTGGAACCTTGGACGAATTGTTTGAAGCCATAACCTTAATCCAAACCAAAAAAATAGCCAAATTCCCCATAATACTGGTTGGGACCAGCTTTTGGTCAGGATTGATTGATTGGGTAAAAACGGTCTTAATCGAAAAAGAACAAACCGTGAGTCCCGATGATTTGAAATTGATAAAAATTGTGGATTCAGAGGATGAAGTGGTTGAAGCTTTAGATAATTTCTATAAAAAGTACAATTTGAAACCTAATTTTTAA